Proteins from a genomic interval of Thermotoga sp. Mc24:
- a CDS encoding glycogen synthase — protein MKVVFVSYEVFPFAKVGGLADVAGTLPKYLKKHGVDVTIVMPKHRIVEKNAEKFGYEIKKVAEGLPVSYVKTDQRFDIYESVLPGSDVKTYFVANDYYFSAESVYAGPDLGEQAIFFCAATLDLIKHLDLKPDIVHVNDWQTALIPVYLKTVYRDDPYFSRTATSLTIHNLGYQGVFDPKYLSFAGLPGYVFTIDGLEFYGQLNFLKGGIVFSDVINTVSPTYAEEIQTEEYGEKLDGVLRMRSKDLYGILNGIDYELYNPATDKYIYINYDVNRLELKWENKVKLQEELGLPVNKETAVAGLISRLVPQKGLDLLVDVMDYLTLFDLQIVVLGTGDEQYENAFRKLQERYPDKVSANIKFDVELAQKIYAGADIFLMPSRYEPCGLGQMFSMRYGTIPVVRYTGGLADTVREYDPQSMEGTGFGFKKYDSAHLLKAVSKALHFYYREREHWKRIMTNAMNTDLSWDRSAKEYVELYKKALAKVGR, from the coding sequence ATGAAAGTGGTGTTCGTTTCTTACGAGGTTTTTCCATTCGCGAAGGTAGGAGGGTTGGCGGACGTTGCAGGAACTCTTCCAAAGTACTTAAAGAAACACGGAGTAGATGTCACGATAGTTATGCCAAAACACAGAATCGTCGAAAAAAATGCGGAGAAGTTCGGATACGAGATCAAGAAAGTAGCCGAAGGCCTTCCTGTTTCTTATGTCAAAACCGACCAGAGGTTCGATATATACGAATCCGTTCTTCCCGGAAGCGATGTGAAAACGTATTTTGTTGCTAACGATTATTACTTCTCTGCGGAAAGTGTCTACGCGGGGCCAGATCTTGGAGAACAGGCGATTTTCTTCTGTGCGGCCACTCTGGATCTGATAAAACATCTTGATTTGAAACCCGATATCGTCCACGTGAACGACTGGCAAACCGCTCTGATTCCCGTCTACTTGAAAACCGTTTACAGAGACGATCCTTACTTTTCCAGAACGGCCACATCCCTGACAATTCACAACCTTGGATATCAAGGTGTGTTCGATCCGAAGTATCTCTCTTTTGCGGGTCTTCCAGGCTATGTTTTCACCATCGACGGCTTAGAGTTCTACGGACAGCTGAATTTCCTCAAGGGTGGAATAGTGTTCAGCGATGTGATAAACACGGTTAGTCCCACTTACGCCGAGGAAATTCAGACGGAGGAGTACGGTGAGAAACTCGATGGTGTACTGAGAATGCGATCGAAAGATCTCTACGGTATATTGAACGGAATAGATTACGAGCTTTATAATCCAGCCACGGACAAATACATTTACATCAACTACGACGTGAATCGTCTTGAACTCAAGTGGGAAAACAAGGTGAAGCTTCAGGAAGAACTGGGGCTTCCCGTTAACAAAGAAACAGCTGTGGCCGGGTTGATCAGCAGACTCGTTCCCCAGAAAGGTCTGGACCTTCTGGTTGATGTGATGGATTATCTGACGCTCTTTGATCTTCAGATCGTCGTTCTTGGAACGGGAGATGAACAGTACGAAAACGCCTTCAGAAAGTTACAAGAAAGGTATCCAGACAAAGTATCAGCGAACATAAAGTTCGATGTCGAACTGGCGCAGAAGATATACGCCGGTGCAGATATATTCCTCATGCCGAGCAGATACGAACCGTGTGGTTTGGGGCAGATGTTCAGTATGAGATATGGAACAATCCCCGTTGTGAGATACACGGGGGGTCTGGCAGATACAGTGAGAGAATACGATCCACAATCGATGGAAGGTACGGGTTTTGGATTCAAGAAGTACGATTCCGCTCATCTGTTGAAGGCAGTTTCAAAGGCTCTTCACTTTTACTACAGGGAAAGGGAACACTGGAAAAGGATTATGACAAATGCCATGAACACGGATCTGTCCTGGGACAGGTCCGCTAAAGAATACGTTGAACTTTACAAGAAAGCCCTTGCAAAGGTTGGAAGGTGA
- a CDS encoding MBL fold metallo-hydrolase, translating to MELKILVTGGSVFVPGRLNAHFSTVVYLEHGDRRIIIDPGNLSSMDELEKEFSELGIPPDDITDVLFTHVHLDHIFNSVLFENATFYVHESYKTKNYTSFGTIVGRIYSKVISSWKNVVLLKGEETLFDGKIKVFHTPWHAREHLSFLLDTENAGRVLITGDITPNRLSYYDIIKGYGSVQVKNFFDRVGKIDLLVFPHDAPLKLEVKG from the coding sequence GTGGAGTTGAAAATCCTCGTAACGGGTGGAAGCGTTTTTGTTCCAGGAAGGTTGAACGCTCACTTTTCCACGGTTGTTTATCTGGAACACGGTGACAGAAGAATCATCATCGACCCCGGTAACCTCTCTTCTATGGACGAACTGGAAAAGGAGTTCTCTGAGCTTGGAATTCCTCCGGATGATATAACAGACGTTCTGTTCACACACGTACATCTAGATCATATCTTCAACTCCGTCCTCTTCGAGAACGCTACTTTCTATGTTCACGAATCTTACAAAACGAAGAACTATACTTCTTTTGGTACGATCGTGGGGAGAATCTATTCGAAGGTGATCTCTTCGTGGAAAAACGTGGTGCTTCTGAAGGGCGAGGAAACGCTGTTCGACGGAAAAATAAAGGTGTTTCACACTCCATGGCACGCCAGAGAACACCTTTCTTTTCTTCTTGATACAGAGAATGCAGGAAGAGTGCTGATCACAGGGGATATTACACCTAACAGGCTTAGCTACTATGATATAATCAAAGGGTACGGAAGCGTTCAAGTTAAGAACTTCTTTGACAGAGTTGGAAAGATCGATCTCTTAGTTTTTCCACACGACGCACCGCTGAAACTGGAGGTGAAAGGATGA
- the galT gene encoding galactose-1-phosphate uridylyltransferase has translation MPEFRKDPIIKRWVIIATERAKRPHDFARTKVEEVRDGFCPFDYGNEHTTPPEIFAFRPADTEPNTPGWWVRVVPNKFPAVDPNVPLRKYGRGMYDAAIGFGYHDVVIETPDHNSHLAVMDYRNVEEVIWAYKIRYEQIMKDERVKYILIFKNHGKDAGASLSHPHSQIIAVPIMPKRVQEELDGSKEYYEYKERCPFCDIIDEEKKERERIVEENDHFIALEPFAARFPFETWILPKRHMNSFHLISEDEVGSLAKILKNVLYRIYAALDNPPYNLLIHTAPTSLEGKDYYHWHIEIFPRLTKVAGFEWGTGFYINTVPPEDAAKYLREVTLEQV, from the coding sequence ATGCCTGAATTCAGAAAAGATCCCATTATAAAAAGGTGGGTTATCATAGCCACGGAGAGAGCGAAAAGACCCCATGACTTTGCAAGAACGAAAGTAGAAGAAGTGCGTGATGGTTTCTGTCCCTTCGATTATGGAAACGAACACACCACTCCACCGGAGATATTCGCCTTCAGGCCTGCAGACACAGAACCCAACACACCGGGTTGGTGGGTGCGCGTTGTTCCAAACAAATTCCCAGCGGTTGATCCCAATGTACCTTTGAGGAAATACGGAAGAGGTATGTACGATGCGGCGATAGGGTTTGGTTACCACGATGTGGTCATTGAAACCCCAGATCACAACTCCCACCTCGCCGTTATGGATTACAGGAACGTAGAAGAAGTCATTTGGGCTTACAAGATCAGATACGAACAGATCATGAAGGATGAGAGAGTAAAATACATACTGATTTTCAAAAATCACGGAAAGGATGCCGGAGCCTCTCTCAGTCATCCTCACAGTCAGATAATTGCTGTTCCCATCATGCCAAAGAGGGTTCAGGAAGAACTCGACGGTTCGAAAGAATACTACGAATACAAAGAAAGATGTCCTTTCTGCGATATCATAGATGAGGAGAAGAAAGAGAGGGAAAGAATAGTTGAAGAAAACGATCACTTCATCGCTCTGGAACCCTTCGCTGCCAGATTTCCATTCGAAACGTGGATTCTTCCAAAAAGGCACATGAACAGCTTTCATCTGATATCCGAGGATGAAGTGGGATCTCTTGCAAAGATTCTAAAGAACGTTCTCTACAGGATATACGCTGCCTTAGACAATCCACCTTACAATCTTTTGATCCACACTGCTCCCACGAGTCTCGAAGGCAAGGATTATTACCACTGGCACATAGAGATATTCCCGAGATTGACAAAAGTAGCGGGCTTCGAGTGGGGGACAGGGTTCTATATAAACACGGTGCCTCCGGAAGATGCCGCTAAATACCTGAGAGAAGTTACTTTGGAACAAGTTTGA